The Brettanomyces bruxellensis chromosome 8, complete sequence genome segment aacaaagaatgaaaaagaatgttaaggagggaaaaaagagacaTTCATATTTGCCAAAGCAACACATCAGCGAGAAACAGTGATAATGGAGATGGCACTAATAATAACATGGGCAATGTGGAAAAATGGAGGCATGACGGGGCATACATGAGTTTCATCAGGACTAAAGTAACGTCAAGATAAAGCGAATCTCGCAATTTGTGGAAGCAAAAcaaaaggggaaaaatagaatgaaaaagaatacaCGAGAGCAGCCCAAAGGAAAAGATCTAGTTATTAACCCATCTATTTTAGGCTAGCACCCACATATGCAGACAAGTGATTGAATAGCAAAAGCTTACTCTTCCTTGACACCACCAACACCAGCGGTCTCAGCCTTCTTGATAGAAGCCTTGTCAGTCTTAACAGCACCACTCTGGCCAGACAAAGCACTGAACAAACCTGGAGGAGACTTGAAAGGTCTCTTCAAATCACCCGAAGCAGGCTTCTTGAACAAGTATAGCTGGACTTCCTTGTTTTCGAAAGCACCCTTGACAGGGCTGATAGACTGCATAACCAATGGGTTTGCGAACTTCATGTATAGGTGCATGAAACCAGTCATGGCAATACTGGTGTACACACCCTTAATGGCAGCATGTAGCTGTTGCAAATCGTAGTCCTTGACAGTAGTAACAACCAGTTTAGACTCTGTTTCACCAGCCAGAGTGTTAGGTGGTTCGACATATTTCAAAGTGGTCATATCGTTCTTGGACTTGATGAGATACTGTGTGTAGAAGTAGATACCCAAAGTGAGAAGAGTACTGGCAACGTAGGCAATACGCACATAGAGCAAGGTGGTTGGGTCCTCAAAGTTCAGTCTTTTGGACACCTGCATTGTGAGAAGCATCACAATGATATTAGAGACAGCTGGATTCATTatggatgatattattaGTAATGTCCGTATCAGCTTCCCACTGTTTGAATGTTAAAGAGGGAAagtagaagaaaagaaacgactaggaggaaagaaagtAGATTCAAGGAAGGAAAAGTGTGATTTAAATACAAAGGCGAAGCAAATGGCGAGGTTCTGTTTTTCAATAACTGGAAATGCCACCACTTACCCTAATCGCGCGAATATCTTGAGTcggagtgaaaaaaaattggaaaaattaaaaaaaaaaagatcaaccGAGAAGTGGACACGGATCAAAGTACCAAGcagtaagaaaaaaaagattaagaCACGAACACAGTggggtgaaaaatattagaaaatggaagatgCTAGATTTCGGCTTGGCAGAATATCGGCATCACAGGACTTGACAGAGAGTTGAGTAGCAAGATAGAGTGCTAAACTTGTGATATGATATCTACCTCACGATCGTTCATTACAAGCTACCATATGCCGTCTATTTTATAATGTCTAGAACCAGTAACAATATGAAAGATTGAAAATTCATAATTGCTTCTGAAGTTTTCGGcaacaaatatatgtaATTAACCCGAAGAGatagatgaaaataaaaacaaaaaccTTAATACCAATCTTGTATTAGTTTCGAATGCTCGGAATCTGCAATCTTAACTTGTACCAGAAATACATTTTCCTGACATATTTTGATGCCCACAATACATATAATATTCCAAATGATTACGAGTAATACGTATACGAATCGGAGTGTGTGCTTGATAACCTTAGGGATTTAGCCGTTGTAATGCGAAATACCCAACAAAAAGATTCTATTGGCTTCCACTTCGTTCCATCTGCTTATCATGCAAAATAGAACAATATCAAGTACAGATTTTAAGATTTGCCATATGCATGCACGGATGTGCGcatcttttatttgtaCTATTTCGTACATTACCACGCGAACTTATTAATCGTGCCACCAAAAATGTACAAACATGGAGAATCCGTAATTAAGTTGATTCATGTTTGCTAAAGCATAGTTCAACACATATCTGACGATTTTGTGGTATACTGCTGCTATTTTATAAGTTGCACAGGTGTGCATGTTGAATTGCGCTTTCAAAGGATATCCTCATTTTTATAGTTAGCATACACTTCGTCAGATCCAATGCTATCTATTCTGTAATATGTAATTATACCAATCCACACATCTTATGTTGATAATCTGCACTTTATAATCAGACATGCTTTGTGGACACACATTGGTAACGGGCCATTCTGCATTTTGCATTCTtcaatattataatattacATCCATACACCGCTCTTATCGGAGTGAAGATTAAAAATTGCACTTGCGTTTTAGAAGGGGCAGATTACCTAATCTATCTATCAGTTTGTACTTCCATACTACGAACCTGGTTCCACATCACGATCTGAATTCTCTGGTAACCAGACTCGACCAATGAGAAAGATTCAAGAGCCTATGAAAGAGTCTgagatgaaaaatgtgCGACGCAAGAGAAGCAAATATTCAAGGATGGGGTGTCGAGAGTgtaagagaaagaagataaaggTATGGGAAAACATCTTTTATGAAAAATTGTGTGTCAAGATCATTACTAACCAAGAATTTGATGGTCTACTGATGACCTCTTTTATCAGTGTAATGAAGCAAGACCTTTATGTTCAAATTGCATTCGATCCGGTAAGGAATGCATTTATATTCCTCCAAAGCCCCGTAAACGATCTTGTCGACGGCCCCGGAAGACAGATAACAAGAACATTATCAATAATGCAATGACAACTCAGAATGATGGCTCTACGGGGATACCTAATATTCAAAGCATGATAAATTCTGatgattcaaagaaatcaaatttttgtttgaatgGGACAAACAGTCAGAGAATTTCATACTGTGCGCAGAAGAATGCACAAATATACGACAAAACGAGTATCGGAAGAGATCAAATAGACACAAACGGACAAATGTACCCCAGATATTCATCATATCCTTTATCTCCGCTATCAACTTTTACAATTCCGAACTTTGATAGTGATCTTTCTGCCAGCTCACTTGCGCATGGATTAAGTGAGATTATCACCACAAAGATCGATGAAGCGGGATTCGGTGATGATGCAATCAGTTCAATTGATAATCTCTTAGCGATTGATACACAACCGACGAATGTAGCAACTCAGGTGACTTCAAATAACTTAGGCTCGATGCAATCTTATTCAGATCTTCTGGAGTTTCTTCAAGGAGGTGATTATTATAAGAGTCAAAGTGACGATAGTTCCATTAAAAATACCCCTAACATCGATGATTATGTTCCTGGGGTGAATGATGCTTTTATGCGTCAAAAATTCTTACCGTCATTTATTTCGCATCCTCCTTCCGTCGAATCATTTGAATTCTGCGGTGATCATAAAAGATATTTGGAGTCGTTTTGCAATGATTTTTCGAGGGTGATTACCCCATTAACTGTAGCACCAGATAAAAATCCGGTCAGGGACATTATTTTAACTTATGCGAAGAACAACAACTATTTATTGGCTGTTGTTCTCTCTTGCGGTGCACTGCAATTGCACAGGAAAACACATATTGAGAAGGACAAGGCAGCGTATGGTCTGTACCTTTGGATTTGCATCAAACTTTTATCCACTGTTCTATCGGACGAGAAAAAGATTACAGAGAAGATCGAACCAATGATTTTGACACTACTTCTACTGGCTTCGTATACGGCTGTATCCAATATTCAGAAATGGAGGCCGCATTTAAAGGCTGCAAAGGAGCTATTAGCTGCATATGCACCTCGAAAAGATTCCACTGGATACTCAGAAAGCTCTTATGTTTTAGCATTTTGCAGAACATGGTATACATCCATTGAGGTGATTGCAGGATTAACGGCTTCCAAAGGTGGGACCATCGATAGTGAAACTGAGATTGACTCCTTGATTTTTGACTTGCCGGACATGAGATACTATCTTCAACTCATGAATATATCGAGAAAGGATGACTTTAACTTGTTCTATGGTTACACAAACAGCCTTGCTGTTTCTCTTCAAAAGCTTGCCAAATATATGCAgagaattaaaaaatataagaaatCAATTAAAACACATGTCACTTCTTCACCAAACATTACTGTTGAAGAATTGCAGAGCTTGATGCATAATATATGGAAAAACCAaaatttcttcattatcagCAAAAATGGCATTATACCCAAAGATCACTTTATTCTTCCGGAGAATTACATCAGGGCCCCTCCCGGATTTGAACCTCTCTCATATGAAGCTATTGAAAAACTGGAACTGGTTGATGGACGTACAGAGTATATATCCTGGTATGATATATGCCAACAGTCGTATGCTTGGACTGCATTACTTCTTGTTTTCACACGAATTCAAGAGCTTCCTCCAAAGCATTACCTGGTGAAACAAACAGTTCATAAGATTCTATCTTTGatgatctttcttcatGCAAAAAAGACTGTGACGGGTTATGTGATGATGCTATTACAGTGTTCCGTATATATTACGGGTTTAAATTGTACGGATATTTGCGATAGACAATTGGTTTTGAAgttttttgataatttgaatGTCATGGGAAATATTTCTGCCAAGGTCAACAAGGCAAAACTGATTCGTGtttggaagaaatatgACAGCAATGGTGGTAAAACAACAGTCGTATGTGGATCAgattcagatgatgatgataatgaaatacCCAAAGATATTATTAGTTATTGACTAGCATGGGGCAAACTAAAGTTTGAATGGAAgcaatatattatatatgtGCATGGAAATAATTGGGATTATAACCCAACGGGGATGATATGCAATAAGGGTTGTGCCGTtaatctttctttctggaaAGAACAATTTTTTACATTCagaaatattaaaataCAAGTTTGCAAGTTAACCCCCTTTCTGGGCTGAAAAGTGCCGAACCCTTTATTAGGTTTGACAAGTAGAATGATAATTTGCTACTTTACGTTAGGCGATATATTAAAAAGATTGTGCCAGCAAAGAAGATACAGATATGCAGATCAAAATGTAGTGATAATTTTAAAGTGAATTTATCAATCTAAAATATGGATGTTCACTTTTACACTTGAAAATTAACTTTCCGTATTTTATATGCTTGATCGTTGCAAGAATTAAGAACCACACTTTGATTTGATGGGTAATAATCATATCGCTTGTTAAGTATTAAATGATGAGTTGCGGCACAGCTGGGACTCTACTATTCACCAGTTTGCTTCATTGAAATTAGAAACAAGACAAGCATATCAATTGTCTAACAATTTAAAGACACTAACTCAAACACGCCTTCGACGATCAACATACTGATTATTCTATATTTACACCTATTAAGACAAAGGTTGATTATAAATTCAattgatatttatttatacttAATGAGGAGAAAACAACAAGACACAGAATTACAAAAACAGCAATCCTGTAATTACTCCTGTTCCTTTAGAACCATCAATGAAATGATGGAGTCGGCAACCTGGGCAGCAGCTAAAGAAGTAATTTCTGCACTGTCATATGGAGGAGAAACTTCGACAACATCACCACCAACAACATTAAGTCCTTCCAAACCATCAAGAACTGTAAGAAGCTCTCTGGAACTCCATCCACCTGGCTCAACAGTTCCGGTAGCTGGTGTAAAGGCTGGATCCATTGAGTCGACATCAACAGTGATGTAAACAGGTGCATCAGTGGAACCAATTCTCTCCTTGATTTTCTTAATAATTCCGTCAGCTCCAATCTTATCAATATCTCTGGCAAGAATACGGTCAAATCCACAGTCGATATCGTGCTGAACATCTCTTGGACCAGGATAAGGACCTCTTATAGCGGCATGAATACAGTTGTCGCTGAGGTAACCCTTCTCATGTGCCCAGTGCAAATATGTACCATGGTTCATTGCCTGATAACTGGTGATATTACCACCGAAGTAGTATGGATTCCATGTATCAAGATGTGAATCAAAATGAATCACAGAGATCTTTCCATACTTCTCGTAGGCGGCCTTCACTGCAGGAAGGGTAATGGTGTGATCACCACCAAGTGTGAAAACCTTAGGTGCCTTTTGCTTGCTTTTTCCCGTAGTCTTATGGTTACGGATGGCTCTCTCAGCACGGTAGATCTGATCCAATGCAATACGATTATCCAAAGGAGTAACTGGAGGATCACCACAGTCAACAATTTTTGCCCAGTTACTGTAAGGATTAAATCCGCTGTAAACGGAGTAGGCCGGAGCCAATCTTCTGGAGCCCATTCTGATTCCAGTTGGTCCAAATCTTGTTCCTGGTCTGTATGAAGTTCCAGTATCAAATGGTGCTCCAACAACAGCTATATcaaacttttcatcatcaaatgcTGCTGGGTCATAGCAGTTGGCATAGGGCAAATGTGCAAAGGAaaccaatccaccaaatTCTCCTCCTCTGTATAGAACGGAGGAACCATTGATATCCCTGAGATCATCCTTGTCTGGCACCTGATAATCATCCTGCATAGTAAGAACACTAAGTTCATCTGAAAGAGGTAGTGCTtgcttcttattcttattctcTGCAATACTCATGTCGGCCTCATTATCCATCAAGAATCCAAACATGTAATCCAAAAGTGATCTATTAGAATTGAGTTGGGACTTTTCGACCTTCTTTTCGTTGTCGTTCTTGTCCACTGAAACATGATCACCATCAATATTCAAGGATATTTGAACATCTGGGTTTGCTATGGCAGCAGCAGATACTAATTGCGTAAGCTTGATAAATGCTAGAATTACCGTCAAAGATGCTTTCATATTTAATTCTGCAGCTCGCTCCTTGAGATATCTTATTAATAACGAGTTAAGTTATAAATTACACCAATTAATCTATACTTCTAGGTTTGTCAAATTTGCACCTTTTTATACCAATTCAAATTAAATTTAGATCTTGAAATATGTTATTGGCAACACGGTTCATGCAAATACCAATTCCGCTGTTGAAAGACATCATTTGCCAATGGTAGCGCGCTTACTTATTTAGGCAAGAAGAATTCCGAATTTAAATTTCGAAAATCATACTTCGCAAAAACCAATTCCGAAAACCATATTTCGCAAAAGCTCAATTCCGATGCTAGCTTTTCTTATCGGTTTTGGGTAAATACAATAAACATTAAAAGAATATTATTCATTAGCTTTTTTGCTGATCGTTTCCCTATGAACAAATGATTACGTTTATACACGAACTTTCAAAAAACATTTTCACCTCATCACTTCAGGTTATGTACTTTTACTCAGAATGTGTTTAAAAAGCCATTAACAAGAACCCTAAAGCCAGGTTCTTCTATTTCTAAGAAAGCACATTTTCAGTTGTACTTGCAAATATTGTTACGAGCTTGTCAGAACGAACAAAAgttgtgaaaaaaaatggctgCTGCAAATGCTTTGATAACAGCTGATGTACTGAATTACGGCAGTACGTCGCATTCTGAAATAGAAGAGACCAGTACGTTGgtggatgaagaaaatgtttcTACTTTAATTAGTGAGAAAAGGACATCCATGAAACAAGAACTGAAGACAATTTGTAGAACATCTGCCCCTTTGAGTGTTACATTCTTTTTACAGTACTCACTTCCGGTTGcatcaacattttcagTCGGACACATTAGCGCAAAGCATTTAGCTGCCATTTCATTGGCAACCATGACATTCAATGTTACAAGTTCGATTTTTAACGGTATGGCAACGTGTCTTGACACTCTTTGTCCGGCCGCATTTGGAGCGGGAAAGTATAAAAAGGTTGGCCTTTATTTTCAGAGATGTATCCTGTTAATGATGACTCTGAATATCTTTATTGTCTTGTTTTGGTGGAATTCAGGAATATTCTTTAGACTTTTTGTTAAAGACTCTTCATTAGTTGCATTGGCCCAGAGTTATTTGAGAGTGATGACATTTTGTACACCTGcttatattctttttgaagCTGGGAAAAGGTACCTCCAAGCACAGAACATATTTGTGGCTGGGCAATATGCATTATTCATTGCAGCACCTATCAACGCTTTTCTAAACTACGCACTAGTTTGGAGTAAACACTTTAACCTTGGATTTCTTGGAGCACCGTTAGGAACAACCATCAGTTATTGGATTTTGCCAACTTATCTATTTTACTATTCAAGAATGCATAGTACGGATAAATGCTGGGCACAACCTAACGTGAAAGCTATTTTCAGAGACTTAAAGCCCATGGCAAGCCTTGCTATTAATGGCACCGCCatgcttcttcttgaatttatcgcatttgaaattttgacTCTTTGCTCGGCAACATTCGGGACAGAAACTTTGGCTGCCCAATCTATTTGCTCGACATTGGCTACActatttttccaaattccATTTGCCGCTTCGGTGGCCTCTAGCACAAGAATATCCAATCTTATTGGAGAAACTAATCAGAGATCTGCCAAAATTGCGACAAAAGCGACATATATCTTATCACTGGCTCTTGGAGTTCTAAACTTTTGcgttcttttcttcttccgaAAACAAATTGCTATGGTTTTCACCAATGATGCCACAGTCATAGGTATTGCGAAAGGGGTGATCGGAATTCTTGGGCTTAATCAATTTTGGGATGCACCAAATATTTTGGGAGCCGGATGCCTAAGAGCTCAAGCAAGACAGCAAGTTGGGAGCAAGCTAAATGTTATTGCATATTATATCATTGGTTTACCAATTTCATTGTTTCTAGGATTTAAAATAGATCTTGAAATAGTGGGCTTGTGGATAGGTCTATTGTGTGGCGTTTTCTCCTTGGCTTGTTCGGAATTCGTGTGCGTCTTTTTGACAGATTGGAAGTCTGTTATTAGAGAGGCTGAAAACCGTAACAAAAATCGGGAGAATAGTACAATTTGATGCTTCTTTGTCGCTGCTATTCCgcaagaagaaatatggGAGATCATAGTTTTCCTAGAGGAGTAGCCGCAATTCCTAGTTTGTATACTTTATGTAATTGCAaatttcaagtttcttTGTTATCTCGGAATTCATTAACATGCTTTCTATTGTTCGGTTAATTCCGATCACTCAATTCAATGTGTTTAAATTATCACTCGGGAaacaattttctttgttaggaattttttcaatcatAGATAAGAAACTTGTCGAAGCGACGGGTTCATAACGATATACGAAATGCAAGCATACTTTTAAGTCACTTTTCTGAAATGCCTTAGGGAAGAGAGATGCGTGTGGGAATATTCAACACGAAGATCTTTTTCTAATCACAAATGGCTTTCGCATTtgaatttactttttaaGTCCGTCTATAATTCAAAGTAGAGGAAGGTCCTTGAATTGCGATCcccacaatttttttaatttttttttttttaatttttcggaattgaaaacaaacaaataacGGGAAGTGAGTAATCAGGTTATCATCGATATACTAATATCTTGACAAACTGTATGTAGCCTGGACCCTTAGTAGAAATGAAAACTGAATTGCATCACAAACTCAgtaaaattcaaaatagaTAAGATAGGAATCGACCATAACATGATGTTGAAATGTCATTTTGACTATCTTCAGTATTTATCTCTTATCTAAACACCGCGGATTATAATTAccgatatatatatatctttcaaTGTTCAAGTTTAAGATGATGTCGACACAAAACCAAAAATGTCCAACCAGATTATATTTGTCCATAGTATGTCAACTTGAGACCATAGTTTAAAGCATCATATGCCTGTATTCTACAAAGTTTCTTCAGATATGCCGGATTCATACAAAGATTTTAAAAAGTCGTTcataaaaaagatgaagccTTTCGAGGTCCCTCATTTTGGACGTCACAGTTTATCGGTTTTGAAAAATCCAGATCTCGAACCAATGCCAATAAGCAGAAGACTTTGGGGCTTTTGGTCATATTTTGGTTATTGGGCAGTTCCAAATGTTTCTGTCTTCACATATTCCATTGGATCCTCGCTTCTTTCCTTAGGATTAAATATACAAAACACAATTGGCGCTATTACCATAGGAAATATACTCATTATTTTGTATACATGTTTCAGTGCCAAACCAGGTAGTATCTTCAAGATAGGATACACCGTTTGCCAAAGAATGCTATTTGGAATTTATGGATCTGCTCTCGGCATTATAATCAGGATTATGTTGTCAAttgtttattttgcttCACAGTCTTGGCTTGGTGGACTTGGTGTTGTTGTTATGCTAAGTTCCTGGAGTAAAGGATACATGGATAtgaaaaatacattttctCTAAGTGTTCCAATGACAACGAGAGACTTTATTGCTTTCTTGTTATTCAACATAATTGagtatttcttcttctttattcgACCAGAAAAGATGGGTCCCTTGGTGAACGGTTCATGCTTCATTACATTGATTGCAATGTTTGGCGTGTTTGGTCATGAATTGCATAAATGCTATGCATTGACCGGGGGTCCGGGATCTATGTGGTACGAAAGTAATAGTGTGA includes the following:
- a CDS encoding uncharacterized protein (SECRETED:SignalP(1-20)); the protein is MKASLTVILAFIKLTQLVSAAAIANPDVQISLNIDGDHVSVDKNDNEKKVEKSQLNSNRSLLDYMFGFLMDNEADMSIAENKNKKQALPLSDELSVLTMQDDYQVPDKDDLRDINGSSVLYRGGEFGGLVSFAHLPYANCYDPAAFDDEKFDIAVVGAPFDTGTSYRPGTRFGPTGIRMGSRRLAPAYSVYSGFNPYSNWAKIVDCGDPPVTPLDNRIALDQIYRAERAIRNHKTTGKSKQKAPKVFTLGGDHTITLPAVKAAYEKYGKISVIHFDSHLDTWNPYYFGGNITSYQAMNHGTYLHWAHEKGYLSDNCIHAAIRGPYPGPRDVQHDIDCGFDRILARDIDKIGADGIIKKIKERIGSTDAPVYITVDVDSMDPAFTPATGTVEPGGWSSRELLTVLDGLEGLNVVGGDVVEVSPPYDSAEITSLAAAQVADSIISLMVLKEQE